A genome region from Phocoena sinus isolate mPhoSin1 chromosome 16, mPhoSin1.pri, whole genome shotgun sequence includes the following:
- the ZSWIM8 gene encoding zinc finger SWIM domain-containing protein 8 isoform X8 yields the protein MYLSSTEPPAAAEWACLLRPLRGREPEGVWNLLSIVREMFKRRDSNAAPLLEILTDQCLTYEQITGWWYSVRTSASHSSASGHTGRSNGQSEVAAHACASMCDEMVTLWRLAVLDPALSPQRRRELCVQLRQWQLKVIENVKRGQHKKTLERLFPGFRPAVEACYFNWEEAYPLPGVTYSATDRKLALCWARALPPRPGASRSGGLEESRERPRPLPAEPAVRPKEPGAKRKGLGEGVLSSQRGPRRLSAEGGDKALHKMGPGGGKAKALGGAGSGGKGSAGSGSKRRLSSEDSSLEPDLAEMSLDDSSLALGAEASTFGGFPESPPPCPHPGGSRGPSTFLPEPPDTYEEDGGVYFSEGPEPSTASAGPPGLLPRELCTRDDLASTDESGNGLPKTKEAAPAVGEEEDDYQAYYLNAQDGAGGEEEKAEGGAGEEHDLFAGLKPLEQESRMEILFACAEALHAHGYSSEASRLTVELAQDLLANPPDLKVEPPPAKGKKNKVSTSRQTWVATNTLTKAAFLLTVLSERPEHHNLAFRVGMFALELQRPPASTKALEVKLAYQESEVAALLKKIPLGPSEMSTVRCRAEELREGTLCDYRPVLPLMLASFIFDVLCTPVVSPTGSRPPSRNWNNEMPGDEELGFEAAVAALGMKTTVSEAEHPLLCEGTRREKGDLALALMITYKDDQAKLKKILDKLLDRESQTHKPQTLSSFYSSSRPATASQRSPSKHGGPSAPGALQPLTSGSAGPAQPGSVAGAGPGPTEGFTEKNVPESSPHSPCEGLPSEAALTPRPEGKVPSRLALGSRGGYNGRGWGSPGRPKKKHTGMASIDSSAPETTSDSSPTLSRRPLRGGWAPTSWGRGQDSDSISSSSSDSLGSSSSSGSRRASASGGARAKTVEVGRYKGRRPESHAPHVPNQPSEAAAHFYFELAKTVLIKAGGNSSTSIFTHPSSSGGHQGPHRNLHLCAFEIGLYALGLHNFVSPNWLSRTYSSHVSWITGQAMEIGSAALTILVECWDGHLTPPEVASLADRASRARDSNMVRAAAELALSCLPHAHALNPNEIQRALVQCKEQDNLMLEKACMAVEEAAKGGGVYPEVLFEVAHQWFWLYEQTAGGSSTAREGATSCSASGIRAAGEAGRGLPEGRGVPGTEPVTVAAAAAAAVTAATVVPVISVGSSLYPGPGLGHGHSPGLHPYTALQPHLPCSPQYLTHPAHPAHPMPHMPRPAVFPVPSSAYPQGVHPAFLGAQYPYSVTPPSLAATAVSFPVPSMAPITVHPYHTEPGLPLPTSVACELWGQGTVSSVHPASTFPAIQGASLPALPTQPSPLVSGGFPPPEEETHSQPVNPHSLHHLHAAYRVGMLALEMLGRRAHNDHPNNFSRSPPYTDDVKWLLGLAAKLGDRHGDAAAAEPRSCPQPPTCPGLPPTGAALPAGIHAVHPPPLDSPDPCRLRRLCERDPQCSQRLLPDTHGHDAVQRHPAESQAQQTDQGAVAAGLTRDDHLLPLSLAPLGPYTGTQACGYGDPSQRGNESWLDRSSPLSSLVAQTGSCSWGQDVSDPRSLGLGETALSGRGRWVASGIYLAFINI from the exons ATGTATCTGTCTTCCACGGAGCCTCCGGCTGCTGCTGAATGGGCATGTCTGCTGCGCCCACTGAGGGGCCGCGAGCCAGAGGGAGTCTGGAACTTGCTTAGCATCGTGCGGGAGATGTTCAAGCGGAGGGACAGCAATGCTGCCCCCTTGTTGGAAATCCTCACCGACCAGTGCCTCACCTACGAACAG ATAACAGGCTGGTGGTACAGCGTGCGCACCTCAGCCTCACACAGCAGCGCCAGTGGGCACACAGGCCGCAGCAACGGGCAGTCAGAGGTGGCGGCCCACGCATGCGCCAGCATGTGTGACGAGATGGTCACACTGTGGAGGCTGGCTGTGCTGGACCCTGCGCTCAGCCCCCAGCG GCGCCGGGAGCTGTGTGTGCAGCTGCGCCAGTGGCAGCTGAAGGTGATTGAGAACGTGAAGCGGGGACAGCACAAGAAGACCCTGGAGCGGCTCTTCCCTGGCTTCCGGCCGGCGGTGGAGGCCTGCTACTTCAACTGGGAAGAGGCCTACCCCCTTCCCGGTGTCACCTACAGTGCCACTGACAGGAAgctggccctgtgctgggcccGAGCCCTGCCCCCTCGGCCAGGTGCCTCCCGATCCGGGGGCCTGGAAGAATCCCGGGAGCGGCCCCGCCCTCTTCCTGCCGAGCCAGCTGTGCGGCCCAAGGAGCCTGGGGCCAAGCGCAAGGGATTGGGTGAGGGGGTCCTCTCATCGCAGCGGGGTCCCCGCCGCCTCTCGGCCGAGGGGGGAGATAAGGCTCTGCATAAGATGGGTCCAGGTGGGGGCAAAGCCAAAGCATTGGGGGGGGCTGGCAGTGGGGGCAAGGGCTCAGCAGGCAGCGGGAGCAAGCGACGGCTGAGCAGTGAAGACAGCTCCCTGGAGCCGGATCTGGCTGAGATGAGCCTGGATGATAGCAGCCTGGCCCTGGGTGCAGAGGCCAGCACCTTTGGTGGATTCCCGGAGAGCCCACCACCCTGCCCTCACCCTGGTGGCTCCCGAGGCCCTTCTACCTTCCTTCCTGAACCTCCAGATACTTATGAAGAAGATGGTGGCGTGTACTTCTCAGAAGGGCCTGAGCCTTCCACAGCCTCTGCTGGCCCCCCTGGCCTACTGCCCAGGGAGCTTTGTACCCGGGACGACCTCGCTTCCACAGATGAGAGTGGCAATGGGCTCCCTAAAACCAAAGAGGCAGCCCCTGCGGTTGGAGAGGAGGAGGATGACTACCAGGCGTATTATCTGAATGCCCAGGATGGTGCTGGGGGCGAGGAAGAGAAGGCtgagggcggggctggggaggAACACGACCTGTTTGCCGGACTGAAGCCACTGGAACAGGAGAGCCGCATGGAG ATATTATTTGCCTGTGCTGAGGCCTTGCATGCTCACGGCTATAGCAGTGAGGCCTCCCGCCTCACCGTGGAGCTTGCCCAGGACTTGCTAGCCAACCCACCTGACCTCAAGGTAGAGCCGCCCCCTGCCAAG GGCAAGAAGAACAAGGTTTCTACGAGCCGTCAGACCTGGGTGGCTACCAACACCCTGACCAAGGCGGCCTTCCTGTTAACAGTGCTAAGTGAGCGCCCAGAGCACCACAACCTGGCCTTCCGAGTGGGCATGTTTGCCTTGGAGCTACAGCGGCCCCCAGCTTCCACCAAGGCCTTGGAG GTGAAGCTGGCATATCAGGAGTCTGAGGTGGCCGCCCTGCTCAAGAAGATTCCTCTGGGTCCGAGTGAGATGAGTACTGTGCGCTGCCGGGCAGAGGAGCTTCGGGAGGGGACACTCTGTGATTATCGGCCTGTTTTGCCTCTCATGTTGGCCAGTTTCATCTTTGATGTTCTCTGTACTCCAG TGGTTTCTCCCACGGGTTCCCGGCCCCCAAGTCGCAACTGGAACAACGAGATGCCTGGGGAtgaggagctgggatttgaagcagCAGTTGCTGCCTTGG GCATGAAGACAACAGTGAGTGAGGCGGAGCATCCCCTGCTATGTGAAGGCACACGTCGGGAGAAGGGTGACCTGGCCCTGGCACTAATGATCACTTACAAAGACGACCAGGCCAAACTCAAAAAG ATCTTAGACAAACTCTTGGATCGAGAGAGCCAGACGCATAAACCACAGACACTGAGTTCGTTCTACTCATCTAGCCGCCCGGCCACAGCCAGCCAGAGGTCTCCTTCAAAGCATGGGGGCCCATCTGCTCCAGGGGCCCTGCAACCTCTGACCTCAGGCTCTGCAGGGCCTGCTCAGCCAGGGAGTgtggcaggggctgggccaggccccaCTGAGGGCTTCACAGAGAAGAATGTGCCTG AGAGTTCCCCACATTCCCCCTGTGAGGGTCTCCCATCTGAGGCAGCTTTGACCCCAAGACCAGAGGGAAAGGTCCCCAGCCGCTTGGCTCTTGGCAGCCGTGGAGGCTACAATGGACGGGGCTGGGGCTCACCAGGGCGGCCTAAGAAGAAGCACACAG GCATGGCCAGCATTGACAGCAGTGCCCCTGAAACGACGTCGGATAGCTCCCCAACCTTAAGCCGGAGGCCACTTCGAGGGGGCTGGGCCCCTACCTCCTGGGGCCGAGGACAGGACAGCGATAGCATTAGCAGCTCTTCCTCAGACTCCCTTGGCTCCTCGTCCTCCAGTGGAAGTCGCCGGGCCAGTGCCAGTGGAGGGGCCCGGGCGAAGACAGTTGAAGTTGGCAG GTACAAGGGCCGCCGTCCTGAGAGTCATGCCCCCCATGTACCCAATCAGCCGTCAGAGGCAGCTGCACACTTCTACTTCGAGCTGGCGAAGACGGTGCTGATCAAGGCAGGGGGCAACAGCAGCACTTCCATTTTCACACATCCATCTTCCTCAGGGGGCCACCAGGGTCCTCACCGTAACCTGCACCTTTGCGCCTTCGAGATTGGGCTTTATGCCCTTGGCCTGCACAACTTTGTTTCTCCCAACTGGCTCTCACGTACTTACTCTTCCCACGTTTCCTGGATTACAG GCCAGGCAATGGAGATTGGCAGCGCAGCCCTGACTATACTGGTAGAATGCTGGGATGGGCACCTGACACCCCCTGAGGTTGCATCCCTGGCTGACAGGGCATCACGGGCACGAGACTCCAATATGGTGAGGGCAGCGGCGGAACTAGCCCTAAGCTGCCTGCCTCATGCCCATGCGTTGAACCCCAATGAGATCCAGCGGGCCCTGGTGCAGTGCAAGGAGCAG GATAACCTGATGTTGGAGAAGGCCTGCATGGCAGTGGAAGAGGCGGCTAAGGGTGGGGGCGTATACCCCGAAGTGTTGTTTGAGGTTGCTCACCAGTGGTTCTGGCTATATGAGCAAACAGCAGGTGGCTCATCCACAGCCCGTGAAGGGGCTACAAGCTGTAGTGCCAGTGGGATCAGGGCAGCTGGGGAGGCTGGGCGGGGGCTGCCTGAGGGCAGGGGGGTCCCAGGGACTGAGCCGGTTacagtggcggcggcggcggcagcagcagtgaCAGCAGCCACAGTGGTGCCAGTCATCTCGGTGGGGTCCAGTTTATATCCGGGTCCAGGACTGGGGCATGGTCATTCCCCTGGCCTGCACCCCTACACTGCTCTacagccccacctgccctgcaGCCCTCAATACCTCACCCACCCAGCTCACCCCGCCCACCCCATGCCTCATATGCCCCGGCCTGCCGTCTTCCCTGTGCCCAGCTCTGCATACCCACAG GGTGTGCATCCTGCATTCCTGGGGGCTCAGTACCCTTACTCGGTGACTCCCCCCTCACTTGCCGCCACTGCTGTGTCTTTCCCCGTCCCTTCCATGGCACCCATCACAGTACATCCCTACCACACAGAGCCAGGGCTCCCACTGCCCACCAGTGTGGCCTGTGAGTTGTGGGGACAGGGAACAG TGAGCAGTGTCCATCCAGCTTCCACGTTTCCGGCCATCCAGGGTGCCTCactgcctgccctgcccacacAGCCCAGCCCTCTGGTGAGCGGGGGTTTTCCACCACCCGAGGAGGAGACTCACAGTCAGCCTGTCAACCCGCACAGCCTACACCACCTGCACGCCGCCTACCGTGTCG GGATGCTGGCACTGGAGATGCTGGGTCGCCGGGCACACAATGATCACCCCAACAACTTCTCCCGCTCCCCCCCCTACACTGATGATGTCAAATGGTTGCTGGGGCTGGCAGCAAAGCTGG GAGATCGTCATGGAGACGCTGCAGCGGCTGAGCCCCGCTCATGCCCACAACCACCTACGTGCCCCGGCCTTCCACCAACTGGTGCAGCGCTGCCAGCAGGCATACATGCAG TACATCCACCACCGCTTGATTCACCTGACCCCTGCCGACTACGACGACTTTGTGAACGCGATCCGCAGTGCTCGCAGCGCCTTCTGCCTGACACCCATGGGCATGATGCAGTTCAACGACATCCTGCAGAATCTCAAGCGCAGCAAACAGACCAAGGAGCTGTGGCAGCGGGTCTCACTCGAGATGACCACCTTCTCCCCCTGAGTCTGGCCCCCCTAGGGCCCTATACAGGGACACAGGCCTGTGGCTATGGGGACCCCTCACAAAGGGGGAATGAATCTTGGCTGGACAGATCATCCCCACTCAGTTCCCTGGTAGCCCAGACTGGCAGCTGTTCTTGGGGCCAAGATGTCTCAGATCCTAGAAGCCTAGGGTTGGGGGAGACAGCCCTGTCTGGGAGGGGGCGTTGGGTGGCCTCTGGTATTTATTtggcatttataaatatataa